GTTGTTGAGCATGCTCAAATCAGAGTGGCAAAGCCCACAATAATGCACCTTAATATCGACCTCTTCCTTGCCCAATTGAGGCAATTCGTAATCAAAGGGCTTGAGTTTCCCGCCTGCTTTTTCAGCGGCATAAGCTTTTACGTTCATGTTTTTTGGTTGTATTGATTGTATGTATTTTCTAAAGAGAAAAACGCTCAAATTGTTTAGGCCAAAAGGAGACCTAAGTACAAAAAAAAGAGCCCAAAACTGGACTCTTTTATAGCAGATCATGCAAGGACTAGCCTTGGATGCTCAACAACTCTAACTCAAAAATGAGGGTAGAGTGAGGAGGAATGTCATTTCCTGCGCCATTGGCACCATAGGCCAAAGCAGAAGGGATGTATAGGCGCCACTTAGAACCTACAGGCATCAATTGCAAAGCTTCTTGCCAGCCCTGAATCAAGTTACCTACAGGGAAAGTAGCAGGCTGTCCGCGCAATACAGAACTGTCAAATACTTTTCCGTTGAGTAGACGACCTTCATAGTGAGCCACTACGGTGTTTTTAGCCGTGGGGATATCGCCATTGCCCTCTACCAATACCTCATATTGCAAACCACTCTCGCGGCTAACAATTTCCTCACGCTTAGCATTCTCTTCCAAGAAGCTCTTCTCTTGCTCTACAGATTCTGCAGCCTGAGCAGCAGCAATACCTTGCATGTAGGTTTGTACCGCCTGCGAAGCAGCTTGTAGCTCTTCGTTAGTTGCAGACATGCCAAAAATAGCTTGGATACCTTGACCCATTGCTTCTACATCCATATCCTGAGGATTCACTTGATTGGCGAGATTGCTACCAAGCAAAAGCCCAATTTGATAACTAAGTTCTTTCATAAGTTGATTTCGATTGTATAAATTCTGTCGCAATGATACAAAAAAGCGCTCGCTATCCCAAGGATGCGAGCGCTCTTTCTAAATTCTCTAGACTTTACTCAATCGCTAGTAGTTCTACCTCAAAAATGAGGGCCGAGTTGGCCGGAATTTTACCCGCCGCTCGCTGACCATATCCCAAATTAGCAGGAATATAAAGCTTGTATTTGGCCCCTACAGGCATCAATTGCAAACCTTCTTGCCAGCCTTTAATCACATTGCCCAAAGGAAAAGAGATAGGCTTCCCACGATCCACAGAACTATCGAAAACAGTTCCATCAATCAAAGTCCCATGATAATGCACCTTCACTTTGTTGCTGATGCTGGGCTTTCCTCCAACCCCTTCCTTAAGGACCTCATACTGCAATCCCGATTCGGTCACTTTGACCTCGGGACGCTTGGCATTCTCCGCCAAAAAATCTTGGCCCTTTTTCAAGTTAGCCTCGCCAGCCTTGGCCTGCATATCCTGAAAAGTCTTATTGACTAACTGCTGTGCCGCCGCTTGGTCCATCAAAGGCTTCACGTCAGCATCCATGGCAGCTTGCAATCCAGCCAACAATTCTTTGGTATCTACATCATTGTATTCCATCCCCATGGCCTTGAGGTTACTCCCCAAAAGCATCCCATAAGCATAGCTAAAATTATCCCCTTGAGGGGCCGCTTCCTGATTAATCACGGGAGCGGTAGGCGCCGCCTGTGCTGGCTCTCCGCAAGATTGTAGCCCATAACTGGCAGTAAACAAACCAGCTGCAAAAAGAAGACGAGTCGTCCATTTCATACTATATCCTGTTTTATATTTTTTACTATTTTCTCCCCTAATTTACCAAAAATAATTCCATTTGCTCAAGTCTACCCTCCCAGATTAGTGGAAGATTAACAATCTGCTGTTTTTTTGGGGCCTCCGCCTCCCTTCGGTCGTCGGCGCTACGTTTCGGGGCTCGCAGGTCTGCTCGGCCCTGCAGGCAGGCTGCGCCTGCCTTTGGTCTGCGGCTGCGCCGCCCCCCTGCACATCGCTAGGCCAAGGCAGACGCCCAGGCCAATTCCCCAAGCTTAATAAGGATCTACATCAATGACTACTCTCAGCCCACTTAGCCCATCTTTTTGCCGTAGCAGCTCCTGCATATCTCTAATTTTGTCTTTTGCGGCCCGCAGGCTTTTTCCTCCTCGGCCCAATTTGATTAAGAGATCCATGAGGTAGTAGGTCCGCACCCTAGAAATAGAAGGCTCGGCCGGCCCCAGCACCCGATCGCCCAAACGAGATTGCAAAAACTTGGCCCCCCATTCTGCCGCCATTAGGAGCTGGTCCCGCTTTTTATGCTTAAACTGTATCTTGATCAAGCGTTGAAAAGGCGGATACTTAAAGCTGCGGCGCTCGGCCAGCTCCCTTTGCTGAAACTGCTGAAAATTGTGCTGCAAAACCTCCCGCAGGATTTCATGTTCGGCCTGATAAGCTTGAATAAGGACTCGGCCCTGCTTTTTTTTCCGTCCAGCTCTTCCCGCTACCTGCGTCATCAGCTGAAAGGCGCGTTCATTGGCCCTAAAATCTGGAAACTGCAGCATTTGGTCGGCCGATAAGACGGCCACTAGGCCCACATTGTCAAAATCTAGCCCTTTAGTGACCATTTGCGTCCCAATCAGGACATCAATTTGTCCATCGGCAAAGCGGTTAATCAGGCGGTCATGTCCATTTTTTCCCCGAACCGTATCCCAGTCCATTCGCTCTAGGCGAGCATCGGGCAAAAAGATTTGGAGCTCATCCTCAATCTTTTCTGTTCCAAAACCAATAATCTCTAGTTCATGGCTACCGCAGGCATCGCAGCTTTTGGGCAAAGAACGCTGATAGCCACAATAGTGGCAGCGTAAGTTATTGCTATACTTATGGTAGGTCAGACTAACATCACAATCCTTGCATTCTGTGGTCCAGCCACAGCTTTTGCAGCGGTAGAGCGGGGCATATCCTCGGCGATTTTGGAACAAAATCGCCTGTTCTCCATTGGCCAAGGTTTCTTTGAGTGCATCGAGTAAATGGCCCGAAAAAATGCCATGCATGCGTTTTTCCCGCTGCTGCTCGCCAAGGTCTACAATTTCTATTTTGGGGAGGGCCAGGCCTCCAAATCGCTGATTTAATTGGACCAAGGCATATTTCTCCTCCAGCGCATTTTGATAGCTTTCTAAAGAAGGCGTGGCCGAGCCCAGCAAAATATTTGCTCCATGCAAATGGGCCATAAATACAGCTGTATCTCTGGCATTATAGCGGGGGGCGGGATCTTGCTGCTTATAAGAAGGGTCATGCTCCTCATCGACTAAAATGAGGCCCAAAGACTGAAAGGGCAAAAGCAAAGCCGAGCGAGCCCCCAAAATAATGGGAACGCCTTCTTGTACGGCCCGCCAAATTTCTACTCTTTCGTTATTATTGAACTTAGAGTGATAGACCAGAATTTGGTCGCCAAAATGTTTTTGTAGGCGGCCCACAATTTGGGCCGTTAGGGCAATTTCTGGCAATAAATACAATACCTGTTGTCCTTGCCCTATATAATGCTCCATTAGCTCGACAAAAACCTGTGTTTTTCCGCTACCCGTTACCCCATGTAGCAAAACGGGTTTTTTATCAGCAAAATGTTGCAGGCAGCTTTCGTAGGCTTGTTGTTGTTGTTCGGAGAGGGCATAATTGCCCTCAGCCTCGCCATCATAATCATCTAGGCGAGACAACTCTTTTTGATAGATACTAAAGATGCCCTTATCTACTAACTTGTTGAGTAGGGCACTATCTATTTTGGCCCTTTCGTAGAGTTCTTTTTTGCGGACCTCTTTTTGTTCTCGGCCCAACTGCATAAAGGCCATGAGGGTATCTATTTGCTTATGGGCTCGGCTACCAATAACATCAAAGGCTTCTTTTATGCTGCTAGGATTGTTTAGTTCGTAGGGCGGGGCCAAGGCTACCCAATCTTCCATTTTTGGTTTATAGCGTTCTTGCAGCTCTTCTTTGAGTTGGACCAACTGTTTATCGAGTAGTGATTTGACCAACTTGTGCACCGACTTGAGTTTGAGCATTCGTTGGATATCGCTCAGACTGAGTTCGCCTTTTTTTTGCAATTGTTCGATGACCAGTGCTTCATCGCCTGGCAGTTCTTGGTGGAGCTGCATCCAAGGTTTAGACTCATAGTTTTCGGCGAGAAGGAGTTTACTTTCTCCGGCTAATTTGAGGCCAGCGGGTAAGGCGGCAGCCATTAGTTCGCCCATACTACAGAGATAATAGGTAGACATCCATTCCCAGAGGCGAAACTGCTCTTCGGTGACTACGGGAAAATCATCGAGGACCGAAATAATGGGGCGGGTTTGGTAGGCGGGTTTTTCTTCTGTAATGGCGTAGACCAAACCAGCGTATCGGCCTTGTCGACCTAGTTGCACCTCTACTCTTACGCCCTTTTGCAGCCATTCTTTAAGGTGAAAGGGGACCGAATAGGTATATAATTTAGCTAAAGGCAGGGGCAGAACAACCTCGACATAGGTTCCTTTTTTTTCTGCGCCTCCTCCAGATTCAAAGAGGTCTAACAAACTAGATGCGGACATAGGCGGTATCATAAATTTATGAGTGGCGAATATAAGGAACTCTAGACAGAAGCGCAGAACTCCTTTTGGCTAAAAAAGAAAAAAGGGAAACTTGTTTGGGAAGAGAGCCCTAGCGAAGAAGAGGCATTTGGCCTAGCGATGTGCAGGGGGGCGGCGAAGCCGCAGACCAAAGGCAGGCGCAGCCTGTCTGCAGGGCCGAGCAGACCTGCGAGCCCCGAAACGTAGCGCCGACGACCGAAGGGAGGCGGAGGCCCCAAAAAACAGCCCTTATCCAGCAGAAAACCAGCTTTAATATATATAGACAGCTAAATATTAAGGAATATTTAAATTGATTAGAGATTAGTTTTATACTCTATTATTTATTAGACTTTTGTTGAGGGTCAAGGTCCTTTTTATTAGTTGAAAAGACTTGATTATAAAAATGCAAATTCAGGAATTTTCACGTTCTTTAGACAAGGCCGGGGATAAATGCAACTGGCCAACTATTATTCAACGCCCCCTAATTTACTACAGCATGCATAGAAAAATAGCTTACTTTTTCAC
This genomic interval from Saprospira grandis contains the following:
- a CDS encoding FKBP-type peptidyl-prolyl cis-trans isomerase is translated as MKELSYQIGLLLGSNLANQVNPQDMDVEAMGQGIQAIFGMSATNEELQAASQAVQTYMQGIAAAQAAESVEQEKSFLEENAKREEIVSRESGLQYEVLVEGNGDIPTAKNTVVAHYEGRLLNGKVFDSSVLRGQPATFPVGNLIQGWQEALQLMPVGSKWRLYIPSALAYGANGAGNDIPPHSTLIFELELLSIQG
- a CDS encoding FKBP-type peptidyl-prolyl cis-trans isomerase translates to MKWTTRLLFAAGLFTASYGLQSCGEPAQAAPTAPVINQEAAPQGDNFSYAYGMLLGSNLKAMGMEYNDVDTKELLAGLQAAMDADVKPLMDQAAAQQLVNKTFQDMQAKAGEANLKKGQDFLAENAKRPEVKVTESGLQYEVLKEGVGGKPSISNKVKVHYHGTLIDGTVFDSSVDRGKPISFPLGNVIKGWQEGLQLMPVGAKYKLYIPANLGYGQRAAGKIPANSALIFEVELLAIE
- the priA gene encoding replication restart helicase PriA: MSASSLLDLFESGGGAEKKGTYVEVVLPLPLAKLYTYSVPFHLKEWLQKGVRVEVQLGRQGRYAGLVYAITEEKPAYQTRPIISVLDDFPVVTEEQFRLWEWMSTYYLCSMGELMAAALPAGLKLAGESKLLLAENYESKPWMQLHQELPGDEALVIEQLQKKGELSLSDIQRMLKLKSVHKLVKSLLDKQLVQLKEELQERYKPKMEDWVALAPPYELNNPSSIKEAFDVIGSRAHKQIDTLMAFMQLGREQKEVRKKELYERAKIDSALLNKLVDKGIFSIYQKELSRLDDYDGEAEGNYALSEQQQQAYESCLQHFADKKPVLLHGVTGSGKTQVFVELMEHYIGQGQQVLYLLPEIALTAQIVGRLQKHFGDQILVYHSKFNNNERVEIWRAVQEGVPIILGARSALLLPFQSLGLILVDEEHDPSYKQQDPAPRYNARDTAVFMAHLHGANILLGSATPSLESYQNALEEKYALVQLNQRFGGLALPKIEIVDLGEQQREKRMHGIFSGHLLDALKETLANGEQAILFQNRRGYAPLYRCKSCGWTTECKDCDVSLTYHKYSNNLRCHYCGYQRSLPKSCDACGSHELEIIGFGTEKIEDELQIFLPDARLERMDWDTVRGKNGHDRLINRFADGQIDVLIGTQMVTKGLDFDNVGLVAVLSADQMLQFPDFRANERAFQLMTQVAGRAGRKKKQGRVLIQAYQAEHEILREVLQHNFQQFQQRELAERRSFKYPPFQRLIKIQFKHKKRDQLLMAAEWGAKFLQSRLGDRVLGPAEPSISRVRTYYLMDLLIKLGRGGKSLRAAKDKIRDMQELLRQKDGLSGLRVVIDVDPY